A part of Campylobacter sp. MIT 99-7217 genomic DNA contains:
- a CDS encoding DNA cytosine methyltransferase codes for MVRVLDLFSGAGGFSLGFLQEKGFEVKLCIDNNYKLFQTYIKNFPKIRHLNRDITSFSLQDIQGLQERYKFNIIIGGPPCQGFSLAGKIGRKESLDKRNDLFLSYLNFVKIIQPEVFVMENVATLKRHNGGKTLENIETKFKELGYIIKHEILNASDYGIAQNRRRIFIIGTKHKGFNFPTKNRNKISIKECIGDLPPLKSGENSKIPNHKAMLHSKQMLEKMSFVKDGLGRECIPEELRPKSGDVRKYIRYKSNEPSITITGDMRKVFHYSQNRALSARELARLQSFPDSFIFYGNSIDIQQQIGNAVPVKLAHLIAKEVKKYLEANHLV; via the coding sequence ATGGTAAGAGTTTTAGACCTCTTTTCTGGTGCTGGTGGATTTTCACTAGGATTTTTACAAGAAAAAGGTTTTGAAGTTAAGCTCTGTATTGATAATAACTATAAACTCTTTCAAACTTACATAAAAAATTTTCCAAAAATAAGGCATTTAAATAGAGATATCACGAGTTTTTCTCTACAGGACATACAAGGCTTACAAGAAAGATATAAATTTAATATAATTATTGGTGGTCCTCCTTGTCAAGGTTTTTCTTTAGCTGGGAAAATAGGGAGAAAAGAAAGTTTAGACAAGCGTAACGATTTATTTTTATCTTATCTTAATTTTGTAAAAATTATACAACCTGAAGTCTTTGTAATGGAGAATGTGGCCACTCTTAAAAGACATAATGGTGGTAAAACTTTAGAAAATATAGAAACTAAATTTAAAGAGCTAGGATATATTATTAAGCATGAAATTTTAAATGCTAGTGATTACGGCATAGCACAAAATAGGAGAAGAATATTTATTATAGGAACAAAACATAAAGGATTTAACTTCCCCACTAAAAATAGAAATAAGATAAGTATAAAAGAATGCATAGGAGATTTACCTCCTTTAAAAAGTGGAGAAAATTCCAAAATACCAAATCATAAAGCAATGCTTCATTCAAAACAGATGTTAGAAAAAATGTCTTTTGTTAAAGATGGCTTAGGTAGAGAATGTATCCCTGAAGAGCTTAGACCAAAAAGTGGCGATGTAAGAAAATACATAAGATATAAGAGCAATGAACCTTCAATAACTATAACAGGAGATATGAGAAAAGTTTTTCATTATTCTCAAAATAGAGCTTTAAGTGCTAGAGAATTAGCAAGATTACAAAGTTTTCCAGATAGTTTTATTTTTTATGGTAATTCTATAGACATACAGCAACAAATAGGCAACGCTGTGCCTGTTAAATTAGCACATTTAATAGCTAAAGAAGTAAAAAAATATTTAGAGGCAAATCATCTTGTTTAG
- a CDS encoding DNA adenine methylase, whose product MFSNYPTVNYIGNKLKVSQWIIDKLPIRKGKVLDLFCGGCSMSYKFKQHGFCVYANDVLYSNFALAKALIENHKERLKLDNIELEKFYNLKNYLSLQWMVNKLYFDYEVRELVSLKNYSQQLKSYDKFIFLSLLRRAMIRKIPYSRMTMKWEEIVKFRDEELSYQKYKRRRAYHNKPFLYHINKEMQTYNLAVFDNQQKNKAFQMDCLQLIKKFERDKESFDLVYIDPPYPSTMNNYLGFYGGFDKVFEKELSKITDFTKKDSFLDNFVLLLNECKKISKVVALSLNNKCTPSVKDIQSEIQKISKNIMIFEKPHVYKVTGKNNKKIHKELLMVIIF is encoded by the coding sequence TTGTTTAGTAATTATCCAACAGTTAACTATATTGGTAATAAGCTAAAAGTATCACAGTGGATTATTGATAAGCTTCCTATTCGAAAAGGTAAGGTGCTTGACTTATTTTGTGGTGGTTGTTCTATGTCTTATAAATTTAAACAACATGGGTTTTGTGTCTATGCAAATGATGTTTTATATTCAAATTTTGCTCTAGCTAAAGCTTTAATCGAGAATCATAAAGAACGCTTAAAACTTGACAATATAGAACTGGAAAAATTTTATAATTTAAAAAATTATTTGTCACTACAATGGATGGTTAATAAACTTTATTTTGACTATGAAGTAAGGGAATTGGTCAGCTTAAAAAACTATTCACAACAATTAAAATCTTATGATAAATTTATATTTTTATCGCTACTTAGAAGAGCAATGATTAGAAAAATTCCATACTCTAGAATGACTATGAAATGGGAAGAGATAGTAAAATTTAGAGATGAGGAGTTAAGCTATCAAAAATATAAAAGACGCAGGGCATACCATAATAAACCTTTTTTATATCACATTAACAAAGAAATGCAAACTTATAATTTAGCAGTATTTGATAATCAACAAAAAAATAAAGCTTTTCAAATGGATTGCTTACAACTAATAAAAAAGTTTGAAAGAGATAAAGAAAGCTTTGATTTGGTGTATATCGATCCTCCGTATCCATCAACTATGAATAACTATTTGGGTTTTTATGGTGGTTTTGATAAGGTATTCGAAAAAGAGTTGAGTAAAATCACAGATTTCACTAAAAAAGATAGCTTTTTAGATAATTTTGTGTTATTGCTTAATGAATGTAAAAAGATATCTAAGGTTGTGGCTTTAAGTCTTAATAATAAATGCACACCGAGTGTAAAGGATATACAAAGTGAAATACAAAAAATTTCAAAAAATATTATGATATTTGAAAAACCTCATGTATATAAGGTAACTGGTAAAAATAATAAAAAAATACACAAAGAATTACTAATGGTTATTATTTTTTAA
- a CDS encoding HNH endonuclease signature motif containing protein: protein MSQIYETYWKLTLEYSDFASKNFNECLKIIVDFIDTHDMSEYSKYLYEDLQKEVFKFNPKRNYASVRKSINQFLKLGFINNFLHSYHPKTKDFLRETDVEIKKRIYSEILYDNASFGRSVTEPCDVKEINFLIKTMQVCKSINKDNLSAIMMQNINQKAYLKQNELDSITELAIKRGFINRKYNQVNYLFNICKNILTGIYIDSKHRLTLEKPEFSDSEKDISKTRDAYKQTLYKYDLYNESKKLNNEIICFVENIKYPVLIASHIKPFIKCKEQEQFDSNNGLLLSKNLDYLFDNGWISFKNNGEILCAKNMDLKLQKYLSDKTLDAKYLNARRIKYLEYHRKYVFDDDKSYKF, encoded by the coding sequence ATGTCCCAAATTTATGAAACTTATTGGAAGCTTACTTTAGAATATAGTGATTTTGCGAGTAAAAATTTTAATGAGTGTTTAAAAATTATTGTTGATTTTATTGACACACATGATATGAGTGAATACTCCAAATATCTATATGAGGACTTGCAAAAAGAAGTCTTTAAGTTTAATCCAAAAAGAAATTATGCCTCTGTTAGAAAGTCCATCAATCAATTTTTAAAATTGGGATTTATTAATAATTTTTTACACTCATATCACCCAAAAACAAAAGATTTTTTGAGAGAAACAGATGTTGAGATAAAGAAAAGAATTTACTCTGAGATATTGTATGATAATGCTAGTTTTGGGCGTTCTGTAACAGAACCCTGTGATGTTAAGGAGATTAATTTTCTTATAAAGACAATGCAAGTTTGTAAAAGCATTAATAAAGATAATCTATCGGCAATTATGATGCAAAACATAAACCAAAAAGCATATCTTAAACAAAATGAGTTAGATTCAATCACGGAACTCGCAATAAAAAGAGGCTTTATAAACAGAAAATATAATCAAGTAAATTATCTTTTCAATATCTGTAAAAATATTTTAACGGGAATTTATATAGATTCTAAGCATAGATTGACACTAGAAAAACCAGAATTTAGTGATAGCGAAAAAGACATATCTAAAACAAGAGATGCTTATAAGCAAACTCTGTACAAATATGATTTATATAATGAAAGCAAAAAACTTAATAATGAAATAATTTGTTTCGTTGAAAATATAAAATATCCAGTTCTTATTGCTTCTCATATTAAGCCTTTTATAAAATGCAAAGAACAAGAACAATTTGATAGCAATAATGGGCTTTTACTATCAAAAAATCTAGATTATTTATTTGATAATGGATGGATTAGCTTTAAAAACAATGGTGAAATCTTATGTGCCAAAAATATGGATTTAAAACTACAAAAATATTTATCTGACAAAACACTTGATGCAAAATATCTTAATGCTCGTAGAATTAAATACTTGGAATACCATAGAAAATATGTTTTCGATGATGATAAGTCTTATAAATTTTAA
- a CDS encoding LeoA/HP0731 family dynamin-like GTPase — protein sequence MNQTLSEFKGQKSKNEEALNKLLAFITEGKVLGVEIDEAYFKKLQTALSGVSEQKLKIALIGGFSEGKTSIAAAWLEKFDKQSMKINHQESSDEVAVYNIDDDLELIDTPGLFGFKEKINDEKKIEKYKDITKKYISEAHIILYVLNSSNPIKDSHKEDLNWLFRSLNLLSRTIFVLSRFDEIADVEDELEYQKAFEIKKQNVSSRLEELIDLSAEEKQNLCVVAVAANPFDEGAEYWLSHLEEFKKLSHIENLQKATKEKISQNGGKLALVEEAKQSIIQDILYKQLPTAKEANQVLNEELLKLDNIYKKTQKDLSVLNEELTRARIKIREFAVNYFSDLIKQLDGTSMETINDFIVAEIGEGGSNIDARVQNEFERQTGRIKGEIHKVCTYFDSEVSMFHQFVSSELTKKGVKFLADPKIMNATNVKLARDTIVKGAKMIGLDLGLKFKPWGAVNLASKASAVLAVVGVALEIWDSYKQAQRQKEFEEAKGKMRADFESQKKEILDLVDDDTNFKERFFPEAFKLEQSLKELEEGILKQEENQKAFQKWLSDGEIIEVEFKVEK from the coding sequence ATGAATCAAACACTAAGTGAGTTTAAAGGACAAAAAAGCAAAAACGAAGAGGCTTTAAATAAGCTTCTTGCTTTCATCACTGAGGGTAAGGTCTTAGGCGTTGAAATTGATGAGGCTTATTTTAAAAAGCTTCAAACAGCTTTAAGCGGTGTAAGCGAACAAAAGCTTAAAATAGCTCTTATTGGCGGTTTTTCAGAGGGCAAAACAAGCATAGCAGCAGCTTGGCTTGAAAAATTTGACAAACAAAGCATGAAAATCAATCATCAAGAATCAAGCGATGAAGTGGCTGTTTATAACATAGATGATGATTTAGAGCTTATCGATACTCCGGGACTTTTTGGCTTTAAAGAAAAGATCAATGATGAAAAAAAGATCGAAAAATACAAGGATATCACAAAAAAATACATTAGCGAGGCTCATATCATACTTTATGTTTTAAACTCATCAAATCCTATCAAAGATAGTCATAAAGAGGATTTAAACTGGCTTTTTAGAAGTTTAAATCTTTTGTCAAGAACTATTTTTGTTTTAAGTCGTTTTGATGAGATAGCTGATGTAGAAGATGAGTTAGAGTATCAAAAAGCTTTTGAGATTAAAAAGCAAAATGTAAGCTCAAGATTAGAAGAACTTATTGATTTAAGTGCTGAGGAAAAACAAAATTTATGTGTTGTCGCAGTAGCTGCAAATCCTTTTGATGAGGGTGCTGAGTATTGGCTTTCGCATTTAGAGGAGTTTAAAAAACTTTCTCATATTGAAAATTTACAAAAAGCTACTAAGGAAAAAATCTCTCAAAATGGAGGCAAATTAGCCCTTGTTGAGGAAGCAAAGCAAAGCATTATCCAAGATATACTCTACAAGCAACTTCCTACAGCAAAGGAAGCAAATCAGGTTCTTAATGAGGAACTTTTAAAACTTGATAATATTTATAAAAAAACCCAAAAAGATCTTTCAGTTTTAAATGAAGAACTTACAAGAGCTAGGATAAAGATAAGAGAATTTGCTGTGAATTATTTTAGTGATTTGATCAAACAACTTGATGGCACAAGTATGGAAACGATCAATGATTTTATCGTAGCAGAAATAGGCGAGGGTGGTTCAAATATAGATGCGAGGGTGCAAAATGAGTTTGAAAGACAAACAGGCAGAATAAAAGGAGAAATTCACAAGGTTTGTACTTATTTTGATTCTGAAGTGAGTATGTTTCATCAGTTTGTAAGCTCAGAGCTAACAAAAAAGGGTGTGAAATTTTTAGCAGATCCTAAGATCATGAATGCTACAAATGTAAAATTAGCAAGAGATACTATAGTAAAGGGCGCTAAAATGATAGGGCTTGATTTGGGTTTGAAATTTAAGCCTTGGGGTGCTGTAAATTTGGCTTCTAAGGCTAGTGCTGTTTTGGCTGTAGTTGGTGTAGCTTTGGAAATTTGGGATAGTTATAAACAAGCTCAAAGACAAAAAGAATTTGAAGAGGCTAAAGGCAAAATGAGAGCGGATTTTGAAAGCCAAAAAAAAGAAATTTTAGATTTGGTTGATGATGATACAAATTTTAAGGAGCGTTTTTTCCCAGAAGCTTTCAAACTAGAACAAAGTCTTAAAGAGCTTGAAGAGGGCATTTTAAAACAAGAAGAAAATCAAAAAGCCTTTCAAAAATGGCTAAGTGATGGCGAGATCATCGAGGTAGAATTTAAGGTAGAAAAATAA
- the ruvC gene encoding crossover junction endodeoxyribonuclease RuvC — MKILGIDPGTRFCGYAIIELKNQKSTLIEAGLIKIKPSTLQYQITELCEGLDLVFKAHNFDEVAIEDIFFAYNPKTVLKLAQFRGALSLKILQIHGEFSEYTPLQIKKTITGKAKATKEQVAFMVKKMLGITKDIKPLDITDAIAIALTHAMNVRFKLSKTSS; from the coding sequence TTGAAAATTCTAGGCATTGATCCGGGAACTCGCTTTTGTGGTTATGCTATCATAGAGCTTAAAAATCAAAAAAGCACACTCATAGAAGCTGGGCTTATCAAGATAAAGCCTTCTACCTTGCAGTATCAAATCACAGAGCTTTGCGAGGGGCTCGATCTTGTTTTTAAGGCTCATAACTTTGATGAGGTGGCTATAGAGGATATTTTCTTTGCTTATAATCCAAAAACCGTGCTAAAACTAGCGCAATTTCGTGGGGCTTTAAGCCTTAAAATCTTGCAAATCCACGGCGAATTTAGCGAATACACGCCTTTACAAATCAAAAAAACTATAACAGGCAAGGCAAAAGCAACAAAGGAACAAGTGGCTTTTATGGTAAAAAAAATGCTTGGTATCACAAAAGATATCAAGCCTTTAGATATCACAGACGCTATAGCCATAGCTTTAACTCATGCTATGAATGTGCGTTTTAAACTTTCAAAAACTTCTTCTTAA
- the dnaA gene encoding chromosomal replication initiator protein DnaA has translation MDASEILNSFKKEINESEYENFISHLKFNEKLSKNDFLVFTASNELMAKFIQSRYAEKIAYFYEVQSGNKAKVNIQAQNIKHSRTNKIDIKAIKDQSTILNPSFTFESFVVGDSNEYAYKTCKASIDKDKLGKLYNPIFIYGPTGLGKTHLLQAVGNACLEMGKKVIYATSANFINDFTSHLTNKTMEKFHEKYRNCDVLLIDDVQFLGKTDKIQEEFFFTFNEVKEKFGQIIMTSDNPPNVLKGITERLKSRFANGIIADITPPQLDTKMAIIRKKCEFNGIHLNNEIISYIATSMGDNIREIEGMITNLNAYSRLIDQEITLEITKTMMKDHIKEKKKIISIEDILSLVCKETNIKISDLKSNKKTQNIVTARRIVIFLARELTSMSMPTLAKFFEMKDHTAISHNIKKINEMIEKDSELKYKIEEFKNKILIKKQS, from the coding sequence ATGGACGCGAGTGAAATTCTTAACTCTTTTAAAAAAGAAATCAACGAAAGCGAGTATGAGAATTTTATATCACACCTTAAATTTAATGAAAAATTAAGTAAAAATGATTTCTTAGTTTTTACCGCCTCAAATGAACTTATGGCTAAATTTATACAAAGCCGTTATGCAGAAAAAATCGCTTATTTTTACGAAGTTCAAAGTGGCAACAAAGCCAAGGTAAATATCCAAGCACAAAATATAAAACACTCAAGAACAAATAAAATCGATATCAAGGCGATCAAGGATCAAAGCACGATTTTAAATCCTTCTTTTACCTTTGAAAGCTTTGTGGTTGGGGATTCAAATGAGTATGCTTACAAGACTTGTAAGGCGAGCATAGATAAAGATAAGCTTGGAAAACTTTATAATCCTATCTTTATCTATGGTCCCACAGGACTTGGTAAAACACATTTACTTCAGGCTGTGGGAAATGCTTGTCTTGAAATGGGAAAAAAGGTCATTTACGCAACAAGTGCAAATTTTATCAATGATTTTACCTCTCATCTTACTAATAAAACTATGGAGAAATTTCACGAAAAGTATAGGAATTGTGATGTTTTGCTCATCGATGATGTGCAGTTTTTAGGAAAAACTGATAAAATTCAAGAAGAATTTTTTTTCACTTTTAATGAAGTTAAAGAAAAATTTGGACAAATCATCATGACAAGTGATAATCCCCCAAATGTCTTAAAAGGCATAACAGAAAGGCTAAAATCACGCTTTGCAAATGGGATCATCGCTGATATTACTCCGCCTCAGCTTGATACAAAAATGGCTATTATCCGTAAAAAATGCGAATTTAACGGCATTCATTTAAATAATGAAATCATCAGCTATATAGCCACTTCAATGGGAGATAATATCCGTGAGATTGAGGGAATGATCACAAATTTAAATGCTTACTCAAGGCTTATAGATCAAGAAATCACACTTGAAATAACCAAAACCATGATGAAAGATCATATCAAAGAAAAGAAAAAGATTATCTCTATAGAAGACATTTTAAGCTTAGTTTGTAAAGAAACAAATATCAAAATAAGCGATCTTAAATCAAATAAAAAAACGCAAAATATCGTAACAGCAAGACGCATAGTCATCTTTTTAGCAAGAGAACTTACAAGTATGTCTATGCCTACTTTAGCTAAATTTTTTGAAATGAAAGATCACACAGCCATTTCACATAATATCAAAAAAATAAATGAAATGATAGAAAAAGATAGCGAATTAAAATACAAAATCGAAGAATTTAAAAATAAAATTCTCATCAAAAAACAAAGTTAA
- the dnaN gene encoding DNA polymerase III subunit beta — MKLNINKNTFESAISLCNAYVEKKDSSTITSHLFFEANDEGLIIKATDRDIGLNYKIKKIKIENNGFATVNAKSIVDVVKSLNNEEIILETIDNFLFIRQKGTKYKFPMFNHEDFPNFPSTEEKAKFDIDSGDLSRSLKKILPAIDTNNPKYSLNGALLDIKTDKINFVGTDTKRLAIFTLDKTNDKEFSLSIPKKAIIEMQKLFYEKIEIFYDETMLIAKNDNFEFFTKLINDKFPDYERVIPKQINQEFTLKTEDFIDSLKKISVVTEKMKLNFTKEKIIFEGISLDNMEAKTELETELDIKENFSLNIKIKFLMDFLSSIESESFKLKINEPDLAFIVSCDELQTIIMPVIL, encoded by the coding sequence ATGAAACTAAACATTAACAAAAATACCTTTGAATCTGCCATTAGCTTATGTAATGCTTATGTGGAAAAAAAGGATTCAAGTACTATCACTTCACATTTGTTTTTTGAAGCAAATGATGAGGGCTTGATCATCAAAGCAACTGACCGAGATATAGGACTTAATTACAAAATCAAAAAGATCAAAATCGAAAATAACGGCTTTGCAACTGTGAATGCAAAAAGTATTGTTGATGTCGTTAAAAGCCTAAACAACGAAGAAATAATCCTTGAAACCATAGATAATTTTTTATTTATTCGCCAAAAAGGGACAAAATACAAATTCCCTATGTTCAACCATGAGGATTTTCCAAATTTTCCTAGCACTGAAGAAAAAGCTAAATTTGATATTGATTCAGGAGATTTAAGTAGAAGCCTTAAAAAAATCCTACCAGCCATTGATACAAATAATCCAAAATATTCTTTAAATGGTGCTTTGCTTGATATAAAAACAGATAAAATCAATTTCGTTGGAACAGATACAAAAAGATTAGCTATATTTACTTTAGATAAGACAAATGATAAAGAATTTTCCCTTAGCATACCAAAAAAAGCCATTATAGAAATGCAAAAGCTCTTTTATGAAAAGATTGAAATTTTTTATGATGAAACCATGCTTATTGCTAAAAATGATAATTTTGAGTTTTTTACTAAGCTCATCAATGATAAATTCCCTGATTATGAAAGAGTTATCCCAAAACAAATCAATCAAGAATTTACACTAAAAACTGAAGATTTTATCGATAGCCTCAAAAAAATCAGTGTCGTAACTGAAAAAATGAAACTTAATTTTACAAAAGAAAAAATCATCTTTGAGGGTATAAGTTTAGACAATATGGAAGCAAAAACCGAGCTTGAAACAGAACTTGATATAAAAGAAAATTTTTCTTTAAATATAAAAATAAAATTCCTCATGGACTTTTTAAGTTCTATTGAAAGTGAAAGTTTTAAACTTAAGATCAATGAACCTGATCTTGCGTTTATCGTTAGTTGTGATGAACTTCAAACTATCATCATGCCAGTTATTTTATAA
- the gyrB gene encoding DNA topoisomerase (ATP-hydrolyzing) subunit B translates to MQENKYGEGNIKVLKGLEAVRKRPGMYIGDTNVAGLHHMIYEVVDNAIDEAMAGHCDKIDIELTDEGSCIVRDNGRGIPVGIHPTEKIPTLTVVLTVLHAGGKFDSDTYKVSGGLHGVGVSVVNALSKKLVATVQRDGEIYRQEFSKGIPTSEFETIGKSNQTGTTIEFFPDESIFEVTSFDYEILAKRFRELAYLNPKITINFKDNRAGKEESFHFDGGISQFVSDLNKKEALTKPIFFTTDEDNVNVEVALLYNDSYTENLLSFVNNIKTPDGGTHEAGFRMGLTRVISNYIEANASAREKDNKITGDDVREGLIAIVSVKVPEPQFEGQTKGKLGSSYVRPIVSKITSQFLSKYFEENPIEARAIMNKALMAARGREAAKKARELTRKKEGLSVGTLPGKLADCQSKDPSESEIYLVEGDSAGGSAKQGRERSFQAILPLRGKILNVEKARLDKILKSEEIKNMITAFGCGIGDDFDINKLRYHKIIIMTDADVDGSHIQTLLLTFFFRFMNELVANGHIYLAQPPLYRYKKGQKKEIYLKDEKALNEFLIETGIESSSYEGVGLNDLKEFLKIVAAYKSILKELEKRFSVISVIRHLIENPDLISTDNQKLFSTTKEFLEKQGHNILNSYVNEKEIRIFVQTESGLEELIINDELFTNPLYEEAVYIYSKIKERDFNFDKDILELLDEVEKNAKKGAYIQRYKGLGEMNPDQLWDTTMDPENRRLLQISVKDAASASDTFNLFMGDDVEPRRDYIQTHAKDVKHLDV, encoded by the coding sequence ATGCAAGAAAATAAATACGGCGAAGGAAATATCAAGGTCTTAAAAGGGCTAGAAGCAGTTAGAAAACGCCCGGGAATGTATATAGGCGATACAAATGTAGCCGGACTTCATCATATGATTTATGAAGTTGTTGATAATGCGATAGATGAAGCAATGGCAGGACATTGTGATAAAATAGACATTGAACTTACTGATGAGGGAAGTTGTATCGTGCGTGATAATGGGCGTGGTATTCCTGTGGGTATTCACCCAACGGAAAAAATTCCTACTCTAACGGTAGTTTTAACCGTGCTTCATGCAGGCGGTAAATTTGATAGTGATACTTATAAGGTTTCAGGGGGACTTCACGGCGTTGGGGTTTCTGTTGTGAATGCACTTTCAAAAAAACTCGTAGCCACAGTTCAAAGAGATGGAGAAATTTATCGTCAAGAATTTAGTAAGGGCATTCCTACAAGCGAGTTTGAAACCATAGGAAAAAGCAATCAAACAGGAACAACGATAGAATTTTTCCCTGATGAGAGTATTTTTGAAGTAACAAGTTTTGATTATGAAATTTTGGCTAAGAGATTTAGAGAACTTGCTTATCTTAATCCTAAAATCACTATAAATTTCAAAGATAATAGAGCCGGCAAGGAAGAAAGCTTTCATTTTGATGGCGGAATTTCACAATTTGTAAGCGATTTAAACAAAAAAGAAGCCCTAACAAAGCCGATTTTCTTTACTACTGATGAAGATAATGTAAATGTTGAAGTAGCCTTACTTTACAATGACAGCTACACAGAAAACCTGCTTTCTTTTGTAAATAATATCAAAACTCCAGACGGAGGAACGCACGAAGCAGGCTTTAGAATGGGACTTACAAGGGTTATTAGTAATTACATAGAAGCTAATGCAAGTGCAAGAGAAAAGGATAATAAAATCACCGGCGATGATGTGCGCGAGGGGCTTATCGCTATAGTGAGCGTTAAAGTTCCTGAGCCTCAGTTTGAAGGACAAACCAAGGGCAAACTTGGCTCAAGTTATGTTCGCCCTATAGTTTCAAAGATCACTTCTCAGTTTTTAAGTAAGTATTTTGAAGAAAATCCTATCGAGGCAAGAGCCATTATGAATAAAGCTCTTATGGCAGCAAGAGGGCGTGAAGCAGCAAAAAAAGCAAGAGAGCTTACACGAAAAAAAGAGGGCTTAAGTGTAGGCACTTTGCCTGGAAAACTTGCTGATTGTCAAAGTAAAGATCCAAGCGAGAGTGAAATTTATCTTGTGGAGGGCGATAGTGCGGGCGGTTCTGCTAAACAAGGGCGTGAAAGAAGTTTTCAAGCTATTTTGCCTTTAAGAGGTAAGATTTTAAATGTCGAAAAAGCAAGGCTTGATAAGATTTTAAAAAGCGAAGAGATTAAAAATATGATCACCGCTTTTGGTTGCGGTATAGGCGATGATTTTGACATTAACAAGCTTCGTTATCATAAGATCATCATTATGACTGATGCTGATGTTGATGGCTCTCATATTCAAACCCTGCTTTTAACCTTTTTCTTCCGCTTCATGAATGAACTTGTGGCAAATGGACACATTTATCTTGCCCAGCCTCCACTTTATCGCTATAAAAAGGGACAAAAAAAAGAAATTTATCTCAAAGATGAAAAGGCTTTGAATGAATTTTTAATTGAAACAGGCATAGAAAGCTCGAGTTATGAGGGCGTTGGGCTAAATGATTTAAAAGAGTTTTTAAAGATCGTTGCTGCTTATAAAAGCATTTTAAAAGAGCTTGAAAAAAGATTTAGCGTTATTTCTGTGATCCGCCATTTGATAGAAAATCCTGATTTAATCAGCACAGATAATCAAAAGCTTTTCTCCACTACAAAAGAATTTCTTGAAAAACAAGGACATAATATCTTAAATTCTTATGTTAATGAAAAAGAAATTCGTATTTTCGTGCAAACTGAAAGCGGTCTTGAAGAGCTTATCATAAATGATGAGCTTTTTACAAATCCGCTTTATGAAGAAGCTGTTTATATTTATAGCAAGATCAAAGAAAGGGATTTTAACTTTGATAAGGACATTTTAGAGCTTTTAGATGAGGTTGAAAAAAATGCCAAGAAAGGTGCTTATATACAGCGTTATAAAGGACTTGGCGAGATGAATCCTGATCAGCTTTGGGATACTACAATGGATCCTGAAAATCGTCGTTTGCTTCAAATTTCAGTTAAAGATGCTGCAAGTGCTAGTGATACTTTTAATCTCTTTATGGGTGATGATGTCGAGCCTAGAAGAGATTATATCCAAACTCATGCTAAAGATGTCAAACACTTAGATGTGTAA
- the rpmI gene encoding 50S ribosomal protein L35, whose translation MPKMKSVKSAVKRFKVGKNKIKRGSAFRSHILTKKPAKRMRDLRTAKYVHSTNVKAVEKMLGI comes from the coding sequence ATGCCAAAAATGAAAAGCGTAAAAAGTGCTGTTAAACGCTTTAAAGTAGGTAAAAACAAGATCAAAAGAGGCTCTGCATTTAGAAGCCATATTTTGACCAAAAAACCTGCAAAAAGAATGCGTGATCTTCGCACTGCTAAATATGTGCATAGCACAAATGTAAAGGCTGTTGAAAAAATGCTTGGCATTTGA
- the rplT gene encoding 50S ribosomal protein L20, with protein sequence MARVKTGVVRRRRHKKILKLARGFYSGRRKHFRKAKEQLERSLVYAYRDRRRKKRDFRRLWIVRINAACRLNDISYSRFMNGLKKANIELDRKILADLAMNDLNAFSKIVESAKKALA encoded by the coding sequence ATGGCAAGAGTAAAAACAGGCGTAGTAAGACGCCGCAGACATAAAAAGATTTTAAAGCTTGCAAGAGGTTTTTATAGCGGTCGCCGTAAGCATTTTAGAAAGGCAAAAGAACAACTAGAAAGAAGTCTTGTTTATGCTTATCGTGATAGGCGTCGTAAAAAAAGAGATTTTCGCCGTCTTTGGATCGTGCGTATCAATGCAGCTTGCAGGTTAAATGATATTTCGTATTCTCGCTTTATGAATGGACTTAAAAAAGCAAATATAGAGCTTGATAGAAAAATTTTGGCTGATTTAGCGATGAATGATCTAAACGCATTTTCTAAGATCGTAGAAAGTGCAAAAAAAGCTTTAGCTTAA